In Chloroflexota bacterium, the DNA window ATTGGGCCCGGGGAGAGCACTTCATCGCCTATCTGGCAAGAGGAAAGTCGTTGACACAGAAACGACAGTGCATCTTGGCCGTAGTCGAAGGAGACGATGCCGACGCCCTGATTCTTGACCAAGTTTTCTAGAGTGTTCTTTTCGGTCTCACTGAGGGGCCTCTCGTTGGAAACAACGTTCTTGTGGCCGAAAATGTAGAGCGAATGAGCAGGGCACACGTTTTCCGAGGCAAGGTCTAGGATACGATAGGGGACTCCAAAGAAGTCGAGATAGGGCCTGATGTACTTCTCAAAATCAGGAAAGTTAGGACTCTGGCTGTTTACTAACACTATGGACCTCAGTGAGGGACCGACCTGGAGACTAGAGCCTATTAGCCCATGGTTTCCGTGGCCCTGTCCGACCTTCCATGTCGCTCCTGACCGCATCTCCTCTGTCGTCAAGAACAGGGAAGCTAGCGCCAATGCCAATACTACGGCCCCTCTGGCCCGTTCCACAATGGCTATCATTTCGCGGCCCTTCTTGGTGCAAAACATCTGGGTGTTCACCAAGATCATGCCAGTGTGCAGTCATTCCTCATGCGCATTCAGCGGGGTCATCCAGACCATAAGTTCGTCAAACGAACCGCCCTCCGGAGTGACCCGACCCTCGCCGGTGCTCGAACCGACTCCCCTATGCCTTGCGGCACACACCTACGCGCCCAGGGGCTGGTGGCCGCTGCACCCAGCATGTTCACGGTGTCCCGAGCCGTTACGCATCCCATCATGAAGGTGTGCAGTCGGGCGATCTCCTGCACAAGGGCGGCCTCCGTGCAGCAAGGCGCCCGAGCGAGTTGGCTGTTTGGCACCGATGGCACTGGAATGGCCCACGGACTCGCCAGTCTAATGCTAGGCGCACTCAAGACCTATGTTGGACAGGCTCGGAAGCAGCACACGAACGAATCCATAAAACACAGTGCATTCCTGGTTGTTTGTCTTCCCTATCGGACCGAATTCGTTGCCAACATTGCCCGTGCTGCTTCGAGATAGACACCGCTTCCTCGCAGCCCACTCAGAGAGCTCGCTTGGCCTGAAGCCTGGCAATAGTTGTGGCTTCTTTCGCTGTACCTCCTCAGTGCTTCTGTGCATCTGTCGGTGCTCCTCGCTGGCGTAGCATACTCATGTACCCTGCAACCACTCCGAAGCCCAAAGACCAGGCACGGATGTAGAGGGCCGGCAAACTAACTAACGCCACGGGATGGTCTCGACGCCAGGCCTTTACCATAAAGGGTATGCAGGTAACCAGAAATGCGGTGGCAATCACTCCCAAAAGCGACACACATGGCCTGACCCAGATGGACAAGCAGGCCAGGGGAGCTGAAAGCGCCGTTAAGAGCATCTGCACTTTCAAGCTCCATGGTGTGTGAGAGTCTCGCCAGGCCTTACTGGGATGTAGGCGCAGCACTCGCGTTTTCCAGTAACCAATGCGATATTTGCGTTGCGCATACCTGCGCCAACTTTCTGGATGATAGTGGTACACTACAGCCCGAGGATTGAAGACCATCTTATGGCCCGCATGCGTTAGCCTGAACGATAGCTCCTGGTCTTCGAGGAACCGGAATCTGATGTCGAATCCTCCGTTGCTGATCAAGATATTTCGGCGATAACCTGCAGCATATGTGTCGACCAGATCCACATACTTGCAGCGGGCAGTGTGGTCATAGCGGTCCTCATACTCGATCTGGATAAAGCGGGCCGTTAGGTTTCTCTGGCGGGTCCG includes these proteins:
- a CDS encoding glycosyltransferase; the encoded protein is MSERPVSVSVVIPAYNAAATIAECLTALNAQSLPRTDYEVIVVDDGSIDDTADIAARYGARVLRQANSGPAAARNRGVNEARADIVLFTDSDCVPSPEWLEEMIGPFADPQVAGVKGVYRTRQRNLTARFIQIEYEDRYDHTARCKYVDLVDTYAAGYRRNILISNGGFDIRFRFLEDQELSFRLTHAGHKMVFNPRAVVYHYHPESWRRYAQRKYRIGYWKTRVLRLHPSKAWRDSHTPWSLKVQMLLTALSAPLACLSIWVRPCVSLLGVIATAFLVTCIPFMVKAWRRDHPVALVSLPALYIRAWSLGFGVVAGYMSMLRQRGAPTDAQKH